Genomic window (Prosthecobacter vanneervenii):
GTGTTTGAAGCTGCGGTGCGTGCCCTGGAGCCGGAGGCCATCGCACTGACTGCGGCGGAGCGTACTTATTATCACAAGGAGCACAGCACAGGTGCTGCCGCTGTCTGGTGGGATGGCGGCCTGCAGATGGATGCGGTGGGTGGTATGTCTGCCAAAGACACCGAGATGCTGGCGCAGCCCACGCAGTTTGCCGCGCTGCTGGACGAGCCTCAGCTCGTTTTTGGCTTGAGCGGCCAGGGCACGGCCACAGGTGCCGGTCGTGCTTACTTCGAAGCGTGGATGCATGCCCTGCATACCACGGCGCATGAGCTGGTCAAAGCGGGTGTGGGTGGCGAGCAGTCGGCGCAGATCTACAAGCTGGTGGATCAGGCCGTGCTGCCATCTGTCATCGGCATCTATGACAGCACGAAGACGATCTGGCAGAAAGGGCTGGGGATGGATGGCGCCATCCTGCTGGATGTAGGCGGCAAGATGCCTGCGCTGCCGGGCCTGCCGCCGGGCGGTGAAGCCGTGCCGCTGCCGCGCTTTGCCTCAGTGCATGAAATGAAGAACCGCGCACTCATCGGTGTTGCCTGGCAGAACATCGAGACCTCCCTGCAGCAGCTCATCAAAAGTTCGCCCATACCTCTCCCCATCCAGCTGCCCGCCGTCACCGTGAAGCGCAGCGGCGACCTGACGAGCTACAGCTATGAGATGCCGTTTGATTCACGCGAGCTGGCCCCGGTCGTGTCATTGAATGACAAGCTCTTCATGCTGGGCTCATCCCGCGTACAACAGGCGCACCTCGCGGAGCTGCTCTCAAAGCCCGGCGTATCATCTGCCACGGGTATGCGGATAAAGCTGAACTTTGCCAAACTGCGCGAGTTTCTGAAAGCCTTTGCCTCTGCACGCGCGCAGAATGACGGTGATGAGGGGCTGAAAGCAGCGCTGAAATGGCTGGAGCCTGTCGAGGCTCTGGACATGCACCAGTGGAGTGAGCAGGGCGTGGGTAGATCACGGGCCTCGTGGAAGGTGCATGATGTGCTGAGCTATGATTGACGAGTACCGAGCCAAAAGCATCTGACCCCGGATTCCCCGATTATATGGCCGACCCACTCATCTATTTGCGACAGCGTAACAACTCACGATTGGCCTCCAAGTATGCCAACAACAAAGGATGAACCTCAGAAAATGAAAGGTCATTCCAGCGACTAAAAAGCCCTCTGGAACTACTATCAATTCCATCATTCTCTAACATCTCCTCTACTGCCCGCCCCTCTGGATAGTCCTGGCACTCATCGAGGCTGTTCACTCCGAGTTCTCTTGCGCGCTTTCGCGTCAATCCTGCCTTCTCGAATATTCCCTCCACCTCAAGCAATAACTTCAAGCTCAATTCAGCACCCACTACTTTGGCCGCATCAGTGGCTCGATAGAGTCCTTCGAATCCTCGATCATCGCCAGCGTACAAGTATCCATCAAATCCGTCATTCCCGGTTCCGGAAACAAGATCCCATAGCGCGAATACAGCTTGTTCGACTGGCAGCAATTGGCAACCTTCGAGGTGTCCGTGAAGCTCTACCAAAATCGCCCGATTTGGATCTTTTGTACCAATATCCAGAAGTTCATCAATGTCGTAGCTTGGCGATGGAAGGTTATTGTTCACAAATGCACAGTATCCATCATTCATTTCGCCATTGCAACGGGCCTGATTTAGCAAGCTACCCCAGAGTGCGGGAATTGAGCCAGGTATATCGCACAATGGTGCCTCATAAGCGGCGTGATATGGAACCGCACATCCTATCACTTGGATGGCGGCGACACCGGCTTCGGCTCGGGCTGCGGGCGCCAGGTGAGCTGGCCGTTTGCATTCATGAGGTAGAGCACCGGTACGGCCTTGCCCTTTGGGCCTTCTGGCATGAAACGACCTTCGGCGTCGAAGTTTGAAATGCGCGAATCTGCATAGCGGATCCAGCCTTGCAGCTCACCAGATTCAGGATCGTAGCGGTACACATCTCGCCATACTTTGGGGGTGGTGAGGCGTGGGTTCACATACGCGGGTGCGGTGGAGCGCTCCAGGACGTCGGCAAAAAGCACCTGGCTGACCAGTGTGAGATTCAGTCCGCGCAGCATGTAGCGCTCTCCGAGGGAGAGCTTGTCTGGTGAAGACACCGTGTCCACCTGCCCAGAGGCCTGCTCCAGCAGCACTCCTTGTGTGATGAGGTGATGCAGTTCCGCACGCACATCGGCCACTGCCGTGGATTTGGGCGAGGCGGCCGCGAGTGCATCCAGTTCCCGCTTTGAGCTGAGGTAGAGCTGATGAAAATTGCCGATGGCATCGATCACCTTCTCGATGGTGGCGCGTACTGTCAGGTCCGACTTTTCCGCCACAGGGGTTTTCAGCGCCTCGCGAATGCTTTCCTGCAGCATCTTGCGCAACTGTGCGGCCAGATCCTTGCGCGTGGCGTCATTTTCCAGCGAGGTCAGGGCGTCCAGCTTGGGCTTCAGCTTGAGATACTGCCGCTGCAGGCCGCTGCGTTCAGCATCGGAGAGGATCTGATCCAGCAGCCGGCTGCGGAGGTTGGTGTCCCTGAGGCTGAAAGCGAGCAGGATCTTCACCCACCGTGTGTCCGTGTCCGTGGCGGGCAGTCCAAAGTCGGGGTTATGCGTCTGGTATTGGATTTCAGACACGCGGCCCTTCTCATCGTAAAAGTGCATCTCGCTGGGCAGCATGTAAAAGCTGATGATGGCCGGCGCGCTGACGCTACCGCCGTTGTCGGCAAATATGCCGATGTCGATGCGATGACTGCGAATACCCGTGGCGGTGGTTATGGGCGGGGCCCAACGCACGCGCAGGCGCATCACATCTCCGCCGGGCTGGCTCTCCAGCTGCACAAAGCGTGGGTCTCCCTGCAGCAGCGCGGCGCGCATCTTCAGCGGCGCTTTCATGAGGTTGAAGGTCTTGTCAAAACTGATGAGCATGCCGTGCTCGGCCTCATTGCCGCGCAGGATGCGCGCGATGGACACAGGCGAGTCCGAGAGCTGCCACGGGTGCGGGTTGGGCAGCTCAAAGAAGTTCTTTCCCTGCTCGATCTTGGTTTCCTCGATCACGCGCAGCAGCACCAGAGGCGGGATCTTTTCCGGCGTCATCTCATGCGCGATGTTCACCATCTTTTCCTCGTCGATCAGCGAGCCATCAAAGACGGGTGGGTGAGCCTTGCCGGTGTAGTAGTCCTCAGGCTTCTCCACGGCCTTGTAGGCGCGGCGGAAGATGGACTGCAGCGTGGACGCGAGCAGATGCTTTTCGATCAGCAGCTTCTGTGTGTCCGGCGGAAAAGCTGCTGTGGTGGAGAGCAGCGCGCGGAGAAAGGGCTGGTCGGTGAATGACGAGCCCTGGGAGATGAGCAGGCAGGGCGTGTTCAGCGGCAGGAGATCGCCGTAGCCGCCACCGCCTGCGCCGTTGCCGCCGATGTCGTAGTCCTGGTGCTCGGGATAAATGAAGAGGTTGTTGGAGAGATACTGCTGCGCCAGGAAGCGGTTCCCAGCGGGGTCCATCATGTAGATGCGCGGCAGGCAGCCCAGCTGCGTGGCGGCGGAGGCCATGGAGCAATTTCCCAGCAGCGGCACGCTGCGCACCTGCGTGGCCGCGCCGGTGTCCCCTGCCCTGGCTGGAAACACCTGAAGCTGCGGGTACTGGTCCGTGTGCAACGGTGAGTGCTGGCCATCGCGGTTTTCATACGTGATGGCTTGCAGCCCTGTGGCGGTGCCTTTGGCAAACCAGTCATTGATCATGACGGCCACCTTGTCAGTGCGGAGAGTCACCGGCTGCGCAGAGACGGCGGATGCACCGAACGTCAGAAACGCCAGGAGGCTCAGGCAGGCCGTGGGTGGATGCAGCACGTGCGCATTGTCACAGCGGCGGCGCACTTCGCAAAAGGAATGTGCTGTGGCCA
Coding sequences:
- a CDS encoding DMP19 family protein; this translates as MNDGYCAFVNNNLPSPSYDIDELLDIGTKDPNRAILVELHGHLEGCQLLPVEQAVFALWDLVSGTGNDGFDGYLYAGDDRGFEGLYRATDAAKVVGAELSLKLLLEVEGIFEKAGLTRKRARELGVNSLDECQDYPEGRAVEEMLENDGIDSSSRGLFSRWNDLSFSEVHPLLLAYLEANRELLRCRK